Within the Glycine soja cultivar W05 chromosome 3, ASM419377v2, whole genome shotgun sequence genome, the region atatctgTGGAACAAGGATAAACAGTCTTGTTTgtttaattgattgattgatgaGTTTGCAagctatatttttaatttattttaattaaacttttgtGTTTTAGTTCTACAATTTTATtcatcttgattttttttacttggcaaaatcatgattttttaatttttacttatgttgaaaacaaatttattgctaaaaaaacatttattctttttttagaggaaaaacAAATTTGTGATATGTAGTgattcaaatgaaaattttaaacataatatAGAATACTCTACAAACCAATTTTGAGtttctttatcattttctttatttattgacATACTTCTACTTTCTGCAAAGACCCTGACTCGTGGGAGATATAGGGAAGGTTATGGAAGTTAGTGTATTGTCATATCTAGCTATCTTTGCTAATTGAAAAAGCCTTCCCTTTGTTTACAGATCTGGATAAGGTTGCATGTTTATTCTTTTCAACTGTGAATGGTTCTTTGCATCTTTTTTAGTATATGGGATTAATGTTTTAATTAGGAAGAAGCTTTTAGAACATCACCCGAATCCAATTCGTTTTGGTTTCTGTGATCTTGATGTAAATCTATACTGTGAATGGTTCTTTGCATCTTTTTTAGTATATGGGATTAATGTTCCTTGCTCAAGTCCTCTAGgacgaaaatataaatataacagGGTATATCAGATCTCTATTCTTCTGTGGGTAATGATAGCATGTTTCTGTTGTTTTCTTATTCTTCATTGGTCATGATAACCTGCTAATTCTATTTGCCACGATTGAGATGAAAAGGTAATGAACTAGTAAACAATAATGAGAAGAATATGTCGCTACTATTGTTGAAACGGTTACGCCAGGCACTTGAGTATGATgcactattttaattaatgcatttttttttgctttgatGCGAACGCACATTGTTCATTCTGATTCGGTGAGTTTAGAAACTATTGCTGATAATCCTTGATTTAAGATTTTAGTCTTGTTCATGTTCATTAAAAGTGTTGTAATAAAATGCACTGATATGTCATGTGCAGATTGTGTGAAGATGGGGGCGGGTGGCCGAACTGATGTTCCTCCTGCCAACAGGAAGTCAGAGGTTGACCCTTTGAAGCGGGTGCCATTTGAAAAACCTCCATTTAGTCTCAGCCAAATCAAGAAGGTCATTCCACCTCACTGTTTTCAGCGTTCTGTTTTCCGCTCATTCTCCTATGTTGTTTACGACCTCACCATAGCCTTCTGCCTCTATTATGTTGCCACCCATTACTTCCACCTCCTTCCCAGCCCTCTCTCTTTCTTGGCATGGCCAATCTACTGGGCTGTCCAAGGTTGCATCCTTACTGGAGTTTGGGTCATTGCCCATGAGTGTGGCCACCATGCATTCAGTGACTACCAGTTGCTTGATGATATTGTTGGCCTTGTCCTCCACTCCGGTCTCCTAGTCCCATACTTTTCATGGAAATACAGCCATCGCCGTCACCACTCCAACACTGGTTCTCTTGAGCGGGATGAAGTATTTGTGCCAAAGCAGAAGTCCTGTATCAAGTGGTACTCTAAATACCTTAACAATCCTCCAGGCAGAGTCCTCACTCTTGCTGTCACCCTCACACTTGGTTGGCCCTTGTACTTGGCTTTAAATGTTTCTGGAAGGCCTTATGATAGATTTGCTTGCCACTATGACCCATATGGTCCCATTTACTCTGATCGTGAACgacttcaaatatatatatcagaTGCAGGAGTACTTGCAGTATGCTATGGCCTTTTCCGTCTTGCCATGGCAAAAGGACTTGCCTGGGTGGTGTGTGTTTATGGAGTTCCATTGCTAGTGGTCAATGGATTTTTGGTGTTGATTACATTCTTGCAGCATACTCACCCTGCATTGCCACATTACACTTCCTCTGAGTGGGACTGGTTGAGAGGAGCTTTAGCAACAGTGGATAGAGATTATGGAATCCTGAACAAGGTCTTCCATAATATTACAGACACTCATGTAGCACATCACTTGTTCTCCACAATGCCACATTATCATGCAATGGAGGCTACAAAGGCAATAAAACCCATTTTGGGAGAGTATTATCGGTTTGATGAGACTCCATTTGTCAAGGCAATGTGGAGAGAGGCAAGAGAGTGTATTTATGTGGAGCCAGATCAAAGTACCGAGAGCAAAGGTGTATTTTGGTACAACAATAAGTTGTGATGATTAATGTAGCCGAGGCTTCTTTGAACTTTCCCTTGTGACTGTTTAGTATCATGGTTGCTTATTGGGAATAATTTTGTTGAACCCTGATGTTGGTAGTAAGTATCTAGACAGTTGCATAGCGGTTTTGTTTACAGAATAAGATATAGCCTCTCTGAACAGTTTGATTATTGCACCATGGTTTGCAATCGGTGCATGTCGACCAAGTTTCTCAAGACTGTGGAGAAGCTTATTCTTGTTCCAGTTCTTGAATCCAAGTTGTTACCGTATTCTGTTATTATTGACTTAGAATCCTTAACCTTTTCTGCTGTTTTCTCATGATCGTCACTCGCAAATGAATCACATTTCAAACTTAGGGTGCAGATTAATTATTGAACTTGTTTTCTAATGTTGTGGGATATGATTCCAAGCCAAGCATAAGGTGTGTAAGGATTTGCAAAAAGTGACTGATTACTTTTTTGTCTCTTTGAAGCCACCCCATCCCTATACAAAACAAATATAGCATAAAACCCTTAACAAAATGAATGCTAAGCGTGCCTATATATTCCCCCTATGTGCCTTTGCCATATGACAATACCCCAATTACTCACAAACAACTTTGCAACATCTCCATCAGTAACCATTTCACAATACTCCGAATGCTAACCGTGCCTATATATTTCCCCTATTTGCCTTTCTTGTTGGAAaactttaatttcttatataagaaacaattacTTAAGATTTAACacccatttaattatttttttttattgtttaaaagtgCGAAGGTGATTTTTCTAACTTTAAAACATTCAACTCCTCTTAATGTAAGAGGAGACAATTTATTTACGTGAAAAGTAACTAACTAGACATGGACACAGTCAAAAAATTATGATCTAATTAATGAGAGTGAAGAATGATTTAGATGATCTAATGAGGTATGAAAGTGATTGATAGAGGAGTTGTTTATGCTATACAAGAAACTTCGATTACAAATGTTGTCAAAGACTTTAAAccaattagttaaaaatcaacGAGCcattttatcatcatcatcatgacataaaaaaaatatttacaaacataattaaaaatgaaaataatggaGATGCGGGGGATCGAACCCCGTGCCTCTCGCATGCAAAGCGAGCGCTCTACCATTTGAGCTACATCCCCGTTGAAACATTTGTTCTAAGTAAgcataataaaactaaaaacttaaATTGAGTATTTATATGTTGTCGTTACTTCTTCCTTGCCGAGTCGAAAGAAACAAACAATTGGAACGAGGGAAGTGTTCCCGCCATGGGAATGGAGCGAGTGCAGTGTGCCTATGCCTCTCTggttcctctctctctctctctctcattgcaTTGTAATTTTGTTGATGAATGTGTTAATTTGATTTCCTGCGACACAGGACGAAGCGTTCGAAATAGGGAAAGAGGCGTATCAGGGGCAGCAGTACAGCCAGATTTACTTCGCGCGCCTTCATTTGATGCGAACACTTTTATATTCCCTCGTTCCTCATTGGAAACCCAATTTTCCCGGTACCCTACACCcctttttttcacaaaatcaccTCCTTTTTCTACTATCTCCCACTTAGGGTAGCATCATGTTGTGTGCGGTGTGGTTTTTCATTGCTTTGAGGCTTCAATTAATTGCTTGCTTGTTTCTGTATCGTATAGTGTGCACAGTGCTGGGATTGGAAGAGGGGAAGGAGTGTGTCATTGTTGGAACCCTCTATAAACACATGAAGCTCAAACCTTGCATTCTTGATGAGTATTCCAAGGAGGTACTCTCGGTTCTACTTTATTACTATCTCCGATTACATTGCATGTGTACttgtaaatattattagtaaactgtaaaaatataatcaaaaaatatatttaagagaaGATTAAGAGTAAATATATTATGCACTGTATAAGTTTTTTCACACGTTCATCTCATCACAAATTGGCATGTATGATGAATTGTCGACTTTTATACTGACTAACTTAAAAGTTATCAACGTTTATGATTGGTTGACAGTGTaaacatagaaattaaactcgaAGGTTAGTTTAATtgatagaaaattattttagtggtaataaaaatataaaaataatggcATTTGAAACATTCAGTTttgaaaaatcttaaaatttaatttaattgtgttGACAATGAtttgtaaatatctttttatacgCAATGTAAATTATAGAAATCAAGTATTTGCTAAGGAAATTAAGAAaagcaaaatgtttttttggttGAATTACTAATTAAAGAGGAAAAATATTGTCTTGCTTTAATATGAAAGCTTTGGGACTATGTGAGAATTAGAGTATGTATGTAGGTCATCAACTCTCAGGAGTGaggacttgaatttttttatacaagggTGAATTTTATGCTTTCTTTGTATGAAG harbors:
- the LOC114406779 gene encoding omega-6 fatty acid desaturase, endoplasmic reticulum isozyme 2, which codes for MGAGGRTDVPPANRKSEVDPLKRVPFEKPPFSLSQIKKVIPPHCFQRSVFRSFSYVVYDLTIAFCLYYVATHYFHLLPSPLSFLAWPIYWAVQGCILTGVWVIAHECGHHAFSDYQLLDDIVGLVLHSGLLVPYFSWKYSHRRHHSNTGSLERDEVFVPKQKSCIKWYSKYLNNPPGRVLTLAVTLTLGWPLYLALNVSGRPYDRFACHYDPYGPIYSDRERLQIYISDAGVLAVCYGLFRLAMAKGLAWVVCVYGVPLLVVNGFLVLITFLQHTHPALPHYTSSEWDWLRGALATVDRDYGILNKVFHNITDTHVAHHLFSTMPHYHAMEATKAIKPILGEYYRFDETPFVKAMWREARECIYVEPDQSTESKGVFWYNNKL